A window from Tindallia magadiensis encodes these proteins:
- a CDS encoding glycosyltransferase family 4 protein, whose translation MKTIWTLCHYAEPPELGGMNRHHRFAKNLIMRGYQVRIFAASTIHNTKMNVVADGNLYQQQSYDGVPYVHIRTSSYEGNGKKRILNMLQFAWRVYKTGRMMEGQKPDVVLASSAHPFTWISGYFLARTYKARFIAETRDLWPESLVEMGACKRNGLPAKVLYGLESFIFRKADHLIFTMPGGLDYAKKKGVQAKKVSCINNGIDLEEFDRLAEQEVHENEFNGNSDKFRVIYTGSIGHAHAVHYLVQAAKVIQKKRYDNIQIDIYGEGMEKDALQEWACKEGVTNVCFKGRVDKKFIPGILLKSDLNIATGQDIQLYQYGLSMNKFFDYFASGKPTLSNVACKYDILEHYHAGITVKPGSPEALAEGILQFYHMEQEEYNHYCENARKAAVNFDFKNLTDELEKTFL comes from the coding sequence ATGAAAACAATATGGACACTATGTCATTATGCCGAACCTCCAGAGTTGGGTGGAATGAACAGACATCATCGTTTTGCAAAAAATTTGATAATGCGAGGATATCAGGTTAGGATCTTTGCGGCCAGCACCATTCATAATACGAAAATGAATGTGGTGGCAGATGGAAATCTGTATCAACAGCAATCATATGATGGAGTGCCATATGTTCATATAAGAACATCGAGTTATGAGGGTAATGGTAAAAAAAGAATACTCAATATGTTACAGTTTGCCTGGAGAGTCTATAAAACCGGAAGAATGATGGAAGGCCAGAAACCAGATGTGGTTCTGGCTTCTTCTGCTCATCCGTTTACCTGGATTTCCGGGTATTTTTTAGCGCGTACATATAAGGCCAGATTCATTGCGGAAACCAGGGACTTGTGGCCTGAAAGCTTAGTGGAGATGGGGGCGTGTAAACGTAATGGGTTGCCGGCAAAAGTGCTATATGGATTAGAATCCTTTATCTTTAGAAAAGCGGACCATTTAATTTTTACCATGCCTGGGGGGCTTGACTATGCAAAGAAGAAAGGTGTTCAAGCGAAAAAGGTTTCTTGCATTAATAATGGCATTGATTTGGAAGAGTTTGACCGACTGGCAGAACAAGAAGTTCATGAAAATGAGTTTAATGGAAATAGTGACAAATTTCGGGTGATTTATACTGGTTCGATAGGTCATGCTCATGCGGTTCATTATCTGGTGCAGGCAGCAAAGGTTATCCAGAAAAAGCGGTATGATAACATTCAGATTGATATTTATGGAGAAGGGATGGAAAAAGATGCTTTGCAGGAGTGGGCCTGTAAAGAGGGTGTGACCAATGTATGTTTTAAAGGGAGAGTGGACAAAAAGTTTATTCCCGGGATACTGCTGAAATCGGATCTTAATATTGCGACTGGGCAGGATATTCAGCTGTATCAGTACGGTCTTAGTATGAATAAATTTTTTGACTACTTTGCGTCGGGGAAACCAACGCTTTCGAACGTTGCCTGTAAATATGATATTTTAGAACACTACCATGCGGGTATTACCGTAAAGCCGGGATCGCCGGAGGCGTTAGCTGAAGGGATTCTTCAGTTTTATCATATGGAACAGGAAGAATATAATCATTACTGTGAAAACGCAAGGAAGGCAGCGGTGAATTTTGACTTCAAAAATCTTACAGATGAGTTGGAAAAAACGTTTTTATAG
- a CDS encoding nucleotidyltransferase substrate binding protein, which produces MVKDIRWIQRFQNYKKALSQLQQGVDLLMERELSNLEKQGII; this is translated from the coding sequence ATGGTTAAAGATATTCGTTGGATTCAGCGTTTTCAAAATTATAAAAAGGCATTATCTCAGCTTCAGCAAGGTGTCGATCTGTTAATGGAGAGAGAATTAAGTAATTTAGAAAAGCAGGGCATTATCTAG
- a CDS encoding nucleotidyltransferase domain-containing protein translates to MNHGLSEKTVEEIKGIFREHAEIDQAILYGSRAKGSYDAGSDIDIALVGNSLSLKDLLQIRIEIESLNLPYTVDLVLYHNIQSQDLIDHMNRVGRVIYDRDSRVK, encoded by the coding sequence ATGAACCATGGGCTAAGCGAGAAAACTGTTGAAGAAATAAAAGGGATTTTTCGTGAACATGCAGAAATTGATCAAGCGATTCTGTACGGATCCAGGGCGAAAGGTTCTTATGATGCTGGTTCAGATATTGATATAGCCCTGGTTGGAAATAGCTTGTCATTGAAGGATCTTCTTCAGATTCGCATAGAGATTGAGAGCTTAAACCTGCCTTATACCGTTGACTTGGTTTTGTATCACAACATACAAAGTCAGGATCTAATCGATCATATGAATAGAGTCGGGAGGGTTATATATGACAGGGACTCTCGTGTAAAATGA
- a CDS encoding sugar transferase: MIGIKEFGNYKKLAVMILNILLVHAAYLLAFLLRYGYPFPEYNYSSYRVMTPYISVGVVILFSIYGLMNVTRKGRMEIVQSVGTAVIVLNILTMAGTFFMRTFSFPRSIFGIAMVLQLVIISIFYLIILEIQRKRHGAKHISVIGQGKQTEEIAGKILRKYDGWFSEMRICQDERISVMNDVVKMSDWVFVCPAVPTAQKHRLMQLCIQYRKELQLVPDFYEIMNVGASTSQMDDVPVLHIDTMRLSVEQRMMKRLIDFVASGMALIILLPLLLMIAICIKITSSGPVLYHQIRVTRDGKRFPLYKFRSMVMDAEKDTGPVLASENDQRITKCGKWLRAWRLDELPQLFNVLKGDMSLVGPRPERPLFVDQFEQKMPHYRYRKTVKAGITGLAQVRGNYSTTAEDKMRLDLLYIRNYSFWLDIIIMLQTLPVVVNMDRAKGVSGQQNVRTIAGKYGFVVSEEESMLRIRKTRK, encoded by the coding sequence TTGATTGGAATAAAAGAGTTTGGGAATTACAAAAAACTGGCGGTAATGATCCTCAATATATTGCTGGTGCATGCGGCGTATCTATTGGCATTTTTACTGCGGTATGGGTATCCTTTTCCGGAATACAATTATTCATCCTATCGAGTGATGACGCCTTACATTTCTGTAGGTGTGGTCATTTTATTTAGTATTTATGGGTTGATGAATGTAACCAGAAAAGGAAGAATGGAAATCGTTCAATCTGTTGGCACTGCGGTTATAGTGCTTAATATTCTTACAATGGCAGGAACTTTTTTTATGAGAACCTTTAGTTTTCCTCGAAGTATTTTTGGCATTGCCATGGTGCTGCAACTTGTCATAATCAGTATTTTTTACTTAATCATATTAGAAATTCAACGGAAAAGGCATGGAGCAAAACATATTTCTGTGATAGGTCAGGGAAAACAGACAGAAGAAATTGCTGGGAAAATTCTGCGCAAATATGATGGTTGGTTTTCGGAGATGCGCATTTGTCAGGATGAGCGTATTTCGGTGATGAATGATGTGGTAAAAATGTCGGATTGGGTTTTTGTATGTCCGGCTGTGCCAACGGCACAAAAACATCGGTTAATGCAGTTGTGCATTCAATATAGAAAAGAGCTGCAATTAGTACCGGATTTTTATGAAATTATGAATGTTGGAGCATCGACTAGTCAAATGGATGATGTACCGGTTCTTCATATTGATACAATGAGGCTGTCTGTGGAACAACGAATGATGAAACGGCTGATTGATTTTGTTGCTTCAGGGATGGCGTTGATTATTCTGTTACCATTACTGTTAATGATCGCTATCTGTATTAAAATAACCTCTTCGGGGCCGGTCTTGTATCATCAGATCCGGGTAACTAGAGATGGGAAACGGTTCCCTTTATATAAATTTCGTTCCATGGTAATGGATGCGGAAAAGGATACCGGACCGGTGCTGGCATCGGAGAATGATCAGCGAATCACTAAATGTGGGAAATGGTTACGAGCTTGGAGGTTAGACGAGCTGCCACAGCTGTTTAATGTATTAAAAGGGGATATGAGCCTGGTGGGACCTCGGCCGGAGCGTCCGTTGTTTGTGGATCAATTTGAACAAAAAATGCCCCATTATCGGTATCGAAAAACGGTAAAAGCTGGCATTACAGGATTGGCACAGGTGCGTGGCAACTATAGTACAACCGCCGAAGATAAAATGAGACTAGATTTATTATATATTCGAAATTATTCCTTTTGGTTGGATATCATTATTATGCTGCAAACACTACCGGTGGTAGTGAATATGGACCGGGCAAAGGGAGTGTCAGGGCAACAAAATGTAAGGACCATTGCTGGAAAATATGGTTTTGTTGTTTCGGAAGAGGAATCAATGCTGCGCATTCGTAAAACAAGAAAGTAG
- the galE gene encoding UDP-glucose 4-epimerase GalE: protein MKILVTGGLGYVGSHTVVELMREGHEAMIADNLVNAKVEVLEKIQCITGKEPVFYQIDVTEESKLQRLFSEHKLEGVLHFAGLKAVGESVDRPLDYYQNNILSTIALAKVCLKHRVDKFVFSSSATVYGDQPSPLTEDMELGKTVNPYGETKVMSERILTDVSKVNPTLAIASLRYFNPIGAHESGLIGERSVGTPNNVMPLINRVAKGEQEKLRVFGGDYNTIDGTGVRDYIHVVDVAKAHVKVIEKIKRGVQIYNLGTGRGTSVLELIQAFEKTNGISIPWEFTEKRAGDIAVSYANVDKAKLELGWKAERSIEDMVRDAWEFECQNPI from the coding sequence ATGAAAATACTGGTAACAGGAGGACTAGGCTATGTTGGCAGTCACACAGTGGTAGAGTTGATGAGAGAAGGCCATGAAGCAATGATAGCGGATAATCTTGTTAACGCTAAGGTGGAAGTTCTGGAGAAGATACAATGCATTACGGGGAAAGAGCCTGTTTTTTATCAGATTGATGTGACGGAGGAATCGAAACTCCAACGTCTTTTCAGCGAACATAAATTAGAAGGTGTTCTTCATTTTGCAGGTTTAAAGGCAGTAGGAGAATCGGTGGACCGCCCGTTGGATTACTATCAAAACAATATTTTATCGACCATTGCATTGGCAAAGGTGTGTCTCAAGCATCGGGTAGATAAGTTTGTGTTTAGTTCTTCAGCCACGGTTTATGGAGATCAGCCTTCACCTTTGACAGAAGATATGGAATTAGGGAAAACAGTGAATCCTTACGGAGAAACAAAAGTAATGAGTGAAAGAATTCTGACGGATGTTTCTAAAGTGAATCCTACCTTAGCCATTGCTTCGCTAAGGTACTTTAATCCTATAGGAGCCCATGAAAGTGGATTAATTGGTGAACGGTCTGTAGGAACTCCTAATAACGTGATGCCGTTAATCAATAGAGTAGCAAAGGGTGAGCAGGAGAAGCTTAGAGTTTTTGGCGGGGATTACAACACGATCGATGGTACAGGAGTTCGTGACTATATCCATGTGGTAGATGTTGCCAAAGCCCATGTTAAGGTAATTGAAAAGATAAAAAGAGGAGTCCAGATTTATAATTTAGGTACTGGAAGAGGCACATCTGTTTTAGAACTGATACAGGCTTTTGAAAAAACAAACGGAATCTCTATCCCTTGGGAGTTTACGGAAAAAAGGGCTGGAGATATTGCTGTATCATATGCAAATGTAGATAAAGCTAAATTAGAATTAGGGTGGAAAGCGGAGCGTAGTATAGAAGATATGGTGAGAGATGCCTGGGAATTTGAATGTCAAAATCCGATTTAG